In Nomascus leucogenys isolate Asia chromosome 11, Asia_NLE_v1, whole genome shotgun sequence, the following proteins share a genomic window:
- the METTL7B gene encoding methyltransferase-like protein 7B, producing MDVLVPLLQLLVLLLTLPLHLMALLGCWQPLCKSYFPYLMAVLTPKSNRKMESKKRELFSQIKGLTGASGEVALLELGCGTGANFQFYPPGCRVTCLDPNPHFEKFLTKSMAENRHLQYERFVVAPGEDMKQLADGSMDVVVCTLVLCSVQSPRKVLQEVRRVLRPGGVLFFWEHVAEPYGSWAFMWQQVFEPTWKHIGDGCCLTRETWKDLENAQFSEIQMERQPPPLKWLPVGPHIMGKAVK from the exons ATGGACGTCCTGGTCCCACTCCTGCAGCTGCTGGTGCTGCTTCTTACCCTGCCCCTGCACCTCATGGCTCTGCTGGGCTGCTGGCAGCCCCTGTGCAAAAGCTACTTCCCCTACCTGATGGCCGTGCTGACTCCCAAGAGCAACCGCAAGATGGAGAGCAAGAAACGGGAGCTCTTCAGCCAGATAAAGGGGCTTACAGGAGCCTCCGGGGAAGTGGCCCTACTGGAGCTGGGCTGCGGAACCGGAGCCAACTTTCAGTTCTACCCACCGGGCTGCAGGGTCACCTGCCTAGACCCAAATCCCCACTTTGAGAAGTTCCTGACAAAGAGCATGGCTGAGAACAGGCACCTCCAATATGAGCGGTTTGTGGTGGCTCCTGGAGAGGACATGAAACAGCTGGCTGATGGCTCCATGGATGTGGTGGTCTGCACCCTGGTGCTGTGCTCTGTGCAGAGCCCGAGGAAGGTCCTGCAGGAGGTCCGGAGAGTACTGAGGCCG ggAGGTGTGCTGTTTTTCTGGGAGCATGTGGCAGAACCATATGGAAGCTGGGCCTTCATGTGGCAGCAAGTTTTCGAGCCCACCTGGAAACACATTGGGGACGGCTGCTGCCTCACCAGAGAGACCTGGAAGGATCTTGAGAACGCCCAGTTCTCTGAAATCCAAATGGAACGACAGCCCCCTCCCCTCAAGTGGCTACCTGTTGGGCCCCACATCATGGGAAAGGCTGTCAAATAA
- the ITGA7 gene encoding integrin alpha-7 isoform X3 has translation MFGISLAVLGDLNQDGFPDIAVGAPFDGDGKVFIYHGSSLGVVAKPSQVLEGEAVGIKSFGYSLSGSLDMDGNQYPDLLVGSLADTAVLFRARPILHVSHEVSIAPRSIDLEQPNCAGGHSVCVDLRVCFSYIAVPSSYSPTVALDYVLDADTDRRLRGQVPRVMFLSRNPEEPKHQASGTVWLKHQHDRVCGDAMFQLQENVKDKLRAIVVTLSYSLQTPRLRRHAPGQGLPPVAPILNAHQPSTQRAEIHFLKQGCGEDKICQSNLQLVRARFCTRVSDTEFQPLPMDADGTTALFALSGQPVIGLELMVTNLPSDPAQPQADGDDAHEAQLLVMLPDSLHYSGVRALDPAEKPLCLSNENASHVECELGNPMKRGAQVTFYLILSTSGISIETTELEVELLLATISEQELHPVSARARVFIELPLSIAGMAIPQQLFFSGVVRGERAMQSERDVGSKVKYEVTVSNQGQSLKTLGSAFLNIMWPHEIANGKWLLYPMRVELEGGQGPGQKGLCSPRPNILHLDVDSRDRRRRELEPPEQQEPGEQQEPSMSWWPVSSAEKKKNITLDCARGTANCVVFSCPLYSFDRAAVLHVWGRLWNSTFLEEYSAVKSLEVIVRANVTVKSSIKNLMLRDASIVIPVMVYLDPTAVVAEGVPWWVILLAVLAGLLVLALLVLLLWKMGFFKRAKHPEATVPQYHAVKIPREDRQQFKEEKTGTILRNNWGSPRREGPDAHPILAADGHPELGPDGHPGPGTA, from the exons ATGTTCGGGATCAGCCTGGCTGTCCTGGGGGACCTCAACCAAGATGGCTTTCCAG ATATTGCAGTGGGTGCCCCCTTTGATGGTGATGGGAAAGTCTTCATCTACCATGGGAGCAGCCTGGGAGTTGTTGCCAAACCTTCACAG GTGCTGGAGGGCGAGGCTGTGGGCATCAAGAGCTTCGGCTACTCCCTGTCAGGCAGCTTGGATATGGATGGGAACCAATACCCTGACCTGCTGGTGGGCTCCCTGGCTGACACCGCAGTGCTCTTCAG GGCCAGACCCATCCTCCATGTCTCCCATGAGGTCTCTATTGCTCCACGAAGCATCGACCTGGAGCAGCCCAACTGTGCTGGCGGCCACTCGGTTTG TGTGGACCTAAGGGTCTGTTTCAGCTACATTGCAGTCCCCAGCAGCTATAGCCCTACTGTGG CCCTGGACTACGTGTTAGACGCAGACACAGACCGGAGGCTCCGGGGCCAGGTTCCCCGTGTGATGTTCCTGAGCCGTAACCCAGAAGAACCCAAGCACCAGGCCTCGGGCACCGTGTGGCTGAAGCACCAGCATGACCGAGTCTGTGGAGACGCCATGTTCCAGCTCCAG GAAAATGTCAAAGACAAGCTTCGAGCCATTGTAGTGACCTTGTCCTACAGTCTCCAGACCCCTCGGCTCCGGCGACACGCTCCTGGCCAGGGGCTGCCTCCAGTGGCCCCCATCCTCAATGCCCACCAGCCCAGCACCCAGCGGGCAGAG ATCCACTTCCTGAAGCAAGGCTGTGGTGAAGACAAGATCTGCCAGAGCAATCTGCAGCTGGTCCGTGCCCGCTTCTGTACCCGGGTCAGCGACACGGAATTCCAGCCTCTGCCCAT GGATGCGGATGGAACAACAGCCCTGTTTGCACTGAGTGGGCAGCCAGTCATTGGCCTGGAGCTGATGGTCACCAACCTGCCATCggacccagcccagccccaggctgATGGGGATGATGCCCATGAAGCCCAGCTCCTGGTCATGCTTCCTGACTCACTGCACTACTCAGGAGTCCGGGCCCTGGACCCTGCG GAGAAGCCACTCTGCCTGTCCAATGAGAATGCCTCCCATGTTGAGTGTGAGCTGGGGAACCCCATGAAGAGAGGTGCCCAG GTCACCTTCTACCTCATCCTTAGCACCTCAGGGATCAGCATTGAGACCACGGAACTGGAGGTAGAGCTGCTGTTGGCCAC GATCAGTGAGCAGGAGCTGCATCCAGTCTCTGCACGAGCCCGTGTCTTCATTGAGCTGCCACTGTCCATTGCAGG GATGGCCATTCCCCAGCAACTCTTCTTCTCTGGCGTGGTGAGGGGCGAGAGAGCCATGCAGTCTGAGCGGGATGTGGGCAGCAAGGTCAAGTATGAGGTCACG GTTTCCAACCAAGGCCAGTCGCTCAAAACCCTGGGCTCTGCCTTCCTCAACATCATGTGGCCTCATGAGATTGCCAATGGGAAGTGGTTGCTGTACCCAATGCGGGTGGAGCTGGAGGGCGGGCAGGGGCCTGGGCAGAAAGGGCTTTGCTCTCCCAGGCCCAACATCCTCCACCTG GATGTGGACAGTAGGGATAGGAGGCGGAGGGAGCTGGAGCCGCCTGAGCAGCAGGAGCCTGGTGAGCAGCAGGAGCCCAGCATGTCCTGGTGGCCAGTGTCCTCTgctgagaagaagaaaaacatcacCCTG GACTGCGCCCGGGGCACGGCCAACTGTGTGGTGTTCAGCTGCCCACTCTACAGCTTTGACCGCGCGGCTGTGCTGCATGTCTGGGGCCGTCTCTGGAACAGCACCTTTCTGGAG GAGTACTCAGCTGTGAAGTCCCTGGAAGTGATTGTCCGGGCCAACGTCACAGTGAAGTCCTCCATAAAGAACTTGATGCTCCGAGACGCCTCCATAGTG ATCCCAGTGATGGTATACTTGGACCCCACGGCCGTGGTGGCAGAAGGAGTGCCCTGGTGGGTCATCCTCCTGGCTGTACTGGCTGGGCTGCTGGTGCTAGCACTGCTGGTGCTGCTCCTGTGGAAG ATGGGATTCTTCAAACGGGCGAAGCACCCCGAGGCCACCGTGCCTCAGTACCATGCGGTGAAGATTCCTCGGGAAGACCGACAGCAGTTCAAGGAGGAGAAGACGGGCACCATCCTGAGGAACAACTGGGGCAGCCCCCGGCGGGAGGGCCCGGATGCACACCCCATCCTGGCTGCCGACGGGCATCCCGAGCTGGGCCCTGATGGGCATCCAGGGCCAGGCACTGCCTAG